A window of Komagataella phaffii GS115 chromosome 1, complete sequence contains these coding sequences:
- a CDS encoding Co-chaperone that stimulates the ATPase activity of Ssa1p, producing the protein MALKHHPDKNPDNVNEATQKFNEIKSAYEVLSDPHERSWYDSHRTQILSEMDNADVGFPQAAEFEYAGTTSQDIMKYFNPALYSDFSKAYGMINGLYSKLAAEEKLDSAPQFGGSSASYEHVVRLFYQHWANFQTSKSFSWVDEYKYSSTYDRKTRRAIEKENKKYRDQARKEYNESIRNLTRFIKRRDPRVKPGIAKYEAEQKKKRNDTLRKQYVQNRNNENSEYIEQDWEKLNNEELAEIERLLEKIHNDPTEEEDENEFNEFECVICNKIFRTENQFLTHESSKKHKKALKDLKSQMREEGIELGIDEESYVAVELSPEEFVTAEESLDSLSELDFIDDMDDMELEELERKLDEATLKENREKESQENSERQSQEKSQEEKVLSSDSDPQSDYEAPQELKPEQDNQANLHEDVTLLTNDKANPLWAGLDEDDSDLDCNTATAATNNTSPPSLDQANPRLPNPSTENCATCSMAFPSRNKLFQHIRDTNHVASPNQAKKKNKSKKKR; encoded by the exons ATGGCGCTGAAACATCATCCCGATAAGAATCCTGATAACGTTAACGAGGCAACACAGAAATTTAATGAGATCAAGTCAGCCTACGAGGTGTTGAGTGATCCGCACGAAAGATCGTGGTACGATTCGCATAGGACTCAGATTTTGTCAGAGATGGACAATGCCGATGTTGGGTTTCCTCAGGCTGCCGAATTTGAGTATGCTGGTACTACTTCTCAAGACATTATGAAATATTTTAACCCTGCATTATACTCGGATTTTTCCAAGGCATACGGAATGATCAACGGATTGTACTCTAAGCTTGCAGCTGAAGAGAAGTTGGACAGTGCTCCGCAGTTTGGCGGAAGTTCTGCGTCTTATGAACATGTCGTCAGGCTGTTCTACCAACATTGGGCAAACTTCCAAACCAGTAAATCATTTTCATGGGTGGACGAGTACAAGTACTCCTCGACATACGATAGAAAAACTAGAAGAGCGATagaaaaagagaacaaAAAGTACAGAGACCAGGCTAGAAAGGAGTATAATGAAAGTATTCGCAATCTCACAAGATTCATAAAACGAAGGGATCCTCGTGTCAAACCAGGAATCGCCAAATATGAAGCtgagcaaaagaagaagcgAAACGATACGTTGAGGAAGCAGTATGTCCAGAATAGGAACAACGAGAACTCTGAGTATATTGAGCAGGATTGGGAGAAGCTGAATAATGAAGAACTGGCAGAGATTGAACGGTTGCTGGAAAAGATCCATAACGATCCCactgaagaggaagacgaaaaTGAGTTCAACGAGTTTGAATGTGTTATCTGTAACAAGATATTTAGGACAGAAAATCAATTCTTAACCCATGagtcttcaaagaagcataAGAAGGCATTGAAAGACCTTAAGTCGCAAATGAGGGAAGAAGGCATAGAACTGGGCATCGACGAAGAGTCTTATGTTGCCGTTGAACTATCACCAGAGGAGTTTGTGACTGCTGAGGAGTCTTTGGATTCACTTAGTGAACTGGACTTTATCGATGACATGGACGATATGGAACTTGAGGAGCTGGAGAGAAAACTGGATGAAGCAACTCTAAAGGAGaatagagaaaaagagtcCCAAGAAAACTCTGAAAGACAATCCCAAGAGAAGTctcaagaagagaaagttcTTAGTAGTGATTCTGACCCCCAATCTGATTACGAAGCTCCGCAAGAACTCAAACCAGAACAGGATAACCAGGCCAACCTCCATGAGGACGTCACTCTACTAACGAATGATAAAGCCAACCCTCTATGGGCTGGATTAGACGAAGATGACAGTGATCTGGATTG CAATACTGCAACAGCTGCTACCAATAATACCTCCCCACCATCCTTAGACCAAGCAAATCCTCGTCTACCCAATCCATCTACAGAGAATTGTGCGACTTGCTCCATGGCTTTCCCAAGCAGAAACAAACTATTCCAGCACATCAGGGATACTAATCATGTGGCCTCCCCCAACCAagccaagaagaagaataaatCTAAAAAGAAACGCTAG
- a CDS encoding Guanine deaminase, a catabolic enzyme of the guanine salvage pathway — translation MLFIHATLVTVNANRDIIEDGAILVDGQFILDMGKSADLISRHNGQETIDLKGQIVMPGLISLHVHLAQSLLRTAGDDLPLIDWLCDRVWKMQGCFTEEDGYVASKLTIAEMLKSGTTTFVEALFAERYGFEGAVTAVAESGIRGCVGKVVMDQPRYATQEGISMHEGLIEDETSLERAVQMFDRFNGSAEGRVEVWFGARTPGGVTEDLYRRMVKVSEEKGIGITMHCAEIEADRVFFASKGHTPMSYCKDLGLLKSRTVLAHMVHLDDGDIEILKNTGASVAHCPASNAKLGSGIARVKELVESGIPVGLGCDGCPCNNTMDLLQEMKLASLLPKAVHKNPTILPAEQIVEMATIVGARAIGKEDQLGSLEIGKKADFISINLANKLYAQPMRDPVSMIVYIATGNDVENVIIDGRLVVKDKELLTLDEEAIIREANVHGESVRQRAKCMGGYSRWNTM, via the coding sequence ATGCTCTTCATTCACGCTACTTTGGTCACCGTCAATGCGAACCGTGATATTATTGAGGACGGGGCCATCCTGGTGGACGGACAGTTCATTCTTGACATGGGTAAATCCGCCGATCTTATCTCTAGGCATAACGGTCAAGAGACAATCGATTTGAAGGGTCAGATTGTGATGCCAGGCCTGATATCTTTGCACGTTCATCTTGCTCAATCTCTTCTCCGCACTGCGGGAGACGATTTACCTCTTATCGATTGGCTCTGTGACAGAGTGTGGAAAATGCAGGGATGCTTCACCGAAGAAGATGGTTATGTGGCTTCCAAACTGACCATTGCCGAAATGCTAAAGTCTGGGACCACTACCTTCGTTGAAGCTCTTTTTGCTGAAAGATACGGATTCGAAGGCGCCGTCACGGCTGTCGCCGAATCTGGTATCAGAGGCTGCGTGGGGAAAGTCGTCATGGACCAACCTAGATACGCAACCCAGGAGGGTATAAGCATGCACGAAGGCCTCATTGAAGACGAAACTTCTCTGGAAAGAGCGGTCCAAATGTTTGACCGCTTCAATGGCTCTGCTGAAGGCAGGGTGGAGGTCTGGTTCGGTGCCAGAACCCCCGGCGGCGTCACCGAAGATCTTTATCGTCGAATGGTGAAGGTGTCCGAGGAAAAGGGTATTGGAATCACAATGCACTGCGCCGAAATCGAAGCAGACAGGGTATTCTTTGCCTCCAAGGGCCACACTCCCATGAGTTATTGCAAAGACCTGGGGCTTCTAAAATCTCGTACCGTTTTGGCCCACATGGTCCATTTAGACGACGGCGATATCGAGATTCTAAAAAATACGGGGGCTTCCGTGGCTCACTGCCCAGCCTCCAACGCCAAATTGGGTTCTGGAATTGCTAGAGTTAAAGAACTAGTAGAATCAGGAATTCCAGTAGGTCTAGGTTGCGACGGATGTCCCTGTAATAACACTATGGACTTATTACAAGAAATGAAGTTGGCTTCTCTGTTACCAAAAGCGGTTCACAAAAACCCAACCATTCTTCCGGCCGAACAAATAGTGGAAATGGCAACGATTGTCGGAGCGAGAGCAATCGGTAAAGAAGACCAGTTAGGTTCATTGGAGATTGGCAAAAAAGCTGACTTCATCTCCATCAACCTGGCCAACAAGTTATATGCCCAACCCATGAGAGACCCAGTTTCAATGATAGTCTACATTGCTACTGGTAATGATGTTGAGAATGTGATCATTGATGGTAGACTGGTGGTCAAAGACAAGGAGTTGTTGAccttggatgaagaagcaaTCATTAGAGAGGCAAATGTGCATGGTGAATCAGTCAGACAGAGAGCTAAATGCATGGGGGGATACAGTCGTTGGAACACAATGTAA